From a single Osmerus mordax isolate fOsmMor3 chromosome 6, fOsmMor3.pri, whole genome shotgun sequence genomic region:
- the LOC136944877 gene encoding LOW QUALITY PROTEIN: apical junction molecule-like (The sequence of the model RefSeq protein was modified relative to this genomic sequence to represent the inferred CDS: substituted 2 bases at 2 genomic stop codons): REEREKVERERRLRAERGGRXTVVLTKQKIERERVEREERDRVERERVERERVEREERDRVERERVERERVERDRVERDRVERDRVERERVERDRVERERVERERVERDRVERDRVERDRVERERVERDRVERERVERERMEREERERVERERVERDERERVERERVERGERVERERVERERVEREEREKVERERRVERERMERERMERERMEREEREREEREKVERERRMEREERERVERERVERDERERRDRVERERVERERMERERMERERMEREEREREEREKVERERRERVEREEREKSERERVERDERERVERERVERGREWRGRESGEGESGEGXSGREERDRVERERVERERVERERVEREERDRVERERVERERVERERVERDRVERDRVERERVER; the protein is encoded by the exons agggaggagagggagaaagtggagagggagaga cggtTGAGAGCAGAAAGGGGAGGTAGATAAACTGTTGTTTTGACTAAACAAaagattgagagggagagagtggagagggaggagagggatagagtggagagggagagagtggagagggagagagtggagagggaggagagggatagagtggagagggagagagtggagagggagagagtggagagggatagagtggagagggatagagtggagagggatagagtggagagggagagagtggagagggatagagtggagagggagagagtggagagggagagagtggagagggatagagtggagagggatagagtggagagggatagagtggagagggagagagtggagagggatagagtggagagggagagagtggagagggagagaatggagagggaggagagggagagagtggagagggagagagtggagagggatgagagagagagagtggagagggagagagtggagaggggggagagagtggagagggagagagtggagagggagagagtggagagggaggagagggagaaagtggagagggagaga agagtggagagggagagaatggagagggagagaatggagagggagagaatggagagagaggagagggagagggaggagagggagaaagtggagagggagaga agaatggagagggaggagagggagagagtggagagggagagagtggagagggatgagagggagaga agggatagagtggagagggagagagtggagagggagagaatggagagggagagaatggagagggagagaatggagagagaggagagggagagggaggagagggagaaagtggagagggagaga agggagagagtggagagggaggagagggagaaa agtgagagggagagagtggagagggatgagagggagagagtggagagggagagagtggagagggggagagagtggagagggagagagagtggagagggagagagtggagagggatagagtgggagggaggagagggatagagtggagagggagagagtggagagggagagagtggagagggagagagtggagagggaggagagggatagagtggagagggagagagtggagagggagagagtggagagggagagagtggagagggatagagtggagagggatagagtggagagggagagagtggagagg